The window ATCTTGCCCCTTACGAGATAGAGAAGTGGCTTACAGCTGTTAAGGGACTTGAGAACGAACCTGAAAGGGGAAAAAGGTGCAGTGTTTGTCATGATCTAAGGCTTGAGAAGACAGCAGAATTTGCGAGGGAAAACAGGTTTGATGCCATAACAACAGTTTTGATGATGAGTCCAAAAAAGGATTTTCAGGTGCTTAAAGAGATAGGGGAAAGTATCGCAAGAAAATATGATTTACAGTTTTTATCAATAGATTTCAGGAAAAATGGCGGAATAGAAAAAATGAACAGACTTTCAAAAGAAGCACAGCTTTACCATCAAAACTACTGCGGGTGTATGTATGCTTTATTTCAACAAAGAGAAGGAGAGTATATAAAAGAGCTTGTTTCATACGGCAAGGGAAGACTTCCGGGAAGCAGGGAGGAACTTCTTTTTATAAAACAGATCAGGGCATTTGCTGAAAGTTTAGGTCTTCCATGTAAAGAAGAAGGTTTTAACTTTGTTAACTGGAGGGTTATCCACTCAATTTTGAAAATAAATAAACAGGAAATCCCCCATTCTGTTCTGTGGTTTTCCCGTTCAGTAAAAGGGATTTTAAGGGCAAAGGTTAAAAATTTGATGTATGAAGATGATAAAAAAGTGGCTTTACTTAATAAATATAACTGTAAAATCTGGATACTTAACCAGACCCTAAAAGACATTCCTTTAGAGATGCCAAGGGTTTTTACAGAACCTATATTAATAGTAGGAAGTGATTATCGGGATCTTATAGACATAGATACAAAAGTAGAAATAAGGCTGAAAACAGAGTTTGATGAAAATGGTAGATCACAAAACCTGATAATAGGAAATCCTGAAGCGGTTCACACTCTTGAATATTACAGCGATACATTGCCAGATGGAAAAGAAGGATACAGTTTTATAAATATAAAAGGAGCTATTCTTGAAAATTTAGATAGAATACGGAGAGGGGAGATAAAGGTAGTTATTTACGGGGCTAAGACAGCCGGAAACCTTGGGAAAATGTACATGAAAAAAGCCTTTATAAATATTTGATATGTATAAAAAATTAGTGATATACTTTTTTTAATACTAACTTAGGGTATTAGTATTGACAGATTTAATAACAGCAGGGAAGCTTTGTAAAGAAGAGAGAGAAAAAAGGGGGCTGTCCAGAAAGGATATTCACAACATCACAAAAATCCCTGTAGATATAATTAAAAGACTTGAGGAAGATGAAAACTATCTGAGAAAGGATCCGTATGCGTATTTCCTTATGAAAGTTCTTATTGATTACTACCAGCTGAATATAAAACTTGAAAAAAATCATGAAACAGATAAAAGAGTAGAAAGTGTAAGAAAGGTTGAAGATGCTGAGGAAAGGCAGGGTTTTTTGGTCAGGCTATTTAAAACTGTTTTTGTTTTTTTAGTAGGTTTTATATTTTTTTTCATCAGCACATCAGGAAAGAATAAAAAAGAAAGCAGTATTACAGAGTTTTTACATCTAATCAGCACTCCCCAGCCTGAGGATAACTGGATTGAGATCAAAGATGGAAATTCAAAAAATGATATTCAGAAAATAAGCCTCAAAGCTAATGATTATGTATGGATAACAGCATACATAGACGGTAAAGAAAAGGTTATCAAAATGAAAAAAGGACAGAAAGTTAAACTGTTTTTCAAGCATAAAATAAAGTTTGAAACTATAGGAAACGCAAAAAATCTTGTAATACTTTTTGACAACAAAAAGGTTGATTTTGAGAAAAAGGTCGTTCACAATCTATATGTTGATGGAGACGGTGTATTTTACAACGGTTACAACCTTGCTAAGGAAGAGAGTTGATACCTGCTGAGAAAGAAATAATAAAAGCCAAAAATCAGGTAGAAAAATACGTAAAACAGAGAATATCAGAATTTAAAAATCTAAAAGAAAAAAATCTTACAACTTTTAATTTTAGACCATTTGTTGATATTGATCCGTATGATGCTGATATTTTTTCAGAGGCATGTTTCTGCATACTGACTGCAAACTCTTCTGCAGTGATGGGGATAAAAATCCAGAAAGAAGTGGGTATAAACGGCTTTAAAAAATACCCTTTTGAAAAGCTGTTTGAGATTATCAGAAAAAAAGGTCATAGATTTGCACAGCAAAGAGCTGAGAGAATTGTAAGACTTAGAGAAAAAGAACAGTTTTTTTTGGAAATCTCAAAAGAGAAAGATGGGAAGGCAGCGAGAGAAAAACTGGTAGAAAACATTTACGGGTATGGCTATAAAGAGGCAAGCCATTTTCTCAGGAACATAGGATTTGATGATGTTGGAATTATAGACAGGCATATATCAAGATTTTTATTTGAGAAAGGTCTGGTAAAACCAAGGAAAACAATAACAAAAAAGGTTTATCTTGAATGTGAGGAAGCACTTGAAAAGATAACCTCTGATCTTGGTCTTAAACTTTCAGAACTTGATCTTTATATCTTTTACATCAAAACAGGTAAAGTTCTCAAATGATACAAAAGCTTGCCTATCTTGCAGAAAAAAACGGTATCCATTTAGATGATGGACAGATCAAAAAATTTGAAATATATATGAACCTACTTTCAAAATGGAACAGGGTATATAACCTCACATCAGTCAGGAAAAAAGAGGAAATAGTAACAAAACATTTTCTTGACAGCCTGACACTTGTAAAGGTTTTTGAAAGGACAGGTATTAATCCTGAAGGAAAAAAAGTGGCAGATCTGGGAGCAGGTGGAGGATTTCCGGGCGTTCCTTTGAAGATATACTACAAAGAAAAAATAAAGCTTTATCTTATTGAGGCTATTCAAAAAAAATGTATATTTCTTGAGATGCTGAAAAAAGAGCTTGAGATAGATTATACCGTTCTTTGCAAAAGAGCAGAAGAAGTTGATCTTAAGTTTGACATTGTGGTAAGTAGAGCAGCCGGCGAGAGTTTCGATGTTTTAAACTGGGGAAAAAACCTGCTGAAAGAAGGCGGGTATATCATAATTATGAAAGGTAAAAAAGTAGAAGAAGAGCTCAAACCTTTCACCATCTCAATGAAGTTTTATGGTCTTCCAGAGAGGAAGTTTATCATCGTTCAAAAAAGGTAATTTGATATAAATCAATGATACACCTATTGATAAAATCTATATTAAAAGCGTTATTTCCTTGTTGTCATATTGAATTTGTTGTTATATCTTAAAAGTAATAACGGAAAAGGAGATTGTTATGAATGAGATATCTTACCTGAGGGTGTCAGTTACAGACAAATGTAATCTGAAATGTTTCTACTGCCGTCCGGATAACTCAGAGTTTGTTCCACATGATGAGATCCTCAGGTATGAGGAGATAACAAGGCTTGTCAGAGCTATGACCAGATACGGTCTCAGGAAGGTAAGGATTACAGGCGGCGAACCCCTTGTCAGACCACAGCTTGAAGAACTTATAAGAATGCTGAGAAAAATTCCCCAGATAAAAGATATATCAATGACAACAAACGGCATAACCCTTTCCAAACATGCAGAAAAACTAAGAAAAGCAGGTCTTGACAGGCTGAATATATCTATAGATAGCTTAAAGCCTGACCTTTTCTTCCATATAACAAAAGGAAAACTTGAAGATGTTATAGAAGGGATAAAAATATCCAAAGAACTTGGTTATGACCCTATAAAAGTAAATGCAGTAATAGTAAAAGGCTTAAACGAGGAAGAAGCTCTTGATTTTGTTGAGTTTGGAGCACAGTATGGAGTTGAGATCAGATTTATTGAGATGATGCCAATCGGCGGAGAGCTTATAGACTGGTCTGAAGAAAAAGTTCAGCCTCTTGAGTTGATAAAAAGGCAGATTGAAGAAAAATATGGAGAGTTAATTCCGGCATTATCTGTTGGAAGCGGGGCAGCCAGAGTTTATAAAATACCTAAGCTAAACACAAAAGTAGGATTTATAACTCCTATATCAAATCCGTTCTGCGACGGCTGTTCAAAACTGAGACTTACTGCTGAGGGACATATAAAGCTGTGTCTCAGAACAGATGAGGAGATAGATGCAAAGCCTGTTATCAGAAATGGAACAGATGAAGAACTGGATAGGTTTATCAGAAAGGTTCTAATAGAAAA is drawn from Persephonella sp. and contains these coding sequences:
- a CDS encoding epoxyqueuosine reductase QueH; translated protein: LAPYEIEKWLTAVKGLENEPERGKRCSVCHDLRLEKTAEFARENRFDAITTVLMMSPKKDFQVLKEIGESIARKYDLQFLSIDFRKNGGIEKMNRLSKEAQLYHQNYCGCMYALFQQREGEYIKELVSYGKGRLPGSREELLFIKQIRAFAESLGLPCKEEGFNFVNWRVIHSILKINKQEIPHSVLWFSRSVKGILRAKVKNLMYEDDKKVALLNKYNCKIWILNQTLKDIPLEMPRVFTEPILIVGSDYRDLIDIDTKVEIRLKTEFDENGRSQNLIIGNPEAVHTLEYYSDTLPDGKEGYSFINIKGAILENLDRIRRGEIKVVIYGAKTAGNLGKMYMKKAFINI
- a CDS encoding helix-turn-helix domain-containing protein yields the protein MTDLITAGKLCKEEREKRGLSRKDIHNITKIPVDIIKRLEEDENYLRKDPYAYFLMKVLIDYYQLNIKLEKNHETDKRVESVRKVEDAEERQGFLVRLFKTVFVFLVGFIFFFISTSGKNKKESSITEFLHLISTPQPEDNWIEIKDGNSKNDIQKISLKANDYVWITAYIDGKEKVIKMKKGQKVKLFFKHKIKFETIGNAKNLVILFDNKKVDFEKKVVHNLYVDGDGVFYNGYNLAKEES
- a CDS encoding N-glycosylase/DNA lyase, giving the protein MIPAEKEIIKAKNQVEKYVKQRISEFKNLKEKNLTTFNFRPFVDIDPYDADIFSEACFCILTANSSAVMGIKIQKEVGINGFKKYPFEKLFEIIRKKGHRFAQQRAERIVRLREKEQFFLEISKEKDGKAAREKLVENIYGYGYKEASHFLRNIGFDDVGIIDRHISRFLFEKGLVKPRKTITKKVYLECEEALEKITSDLGLKLSELDLYIFYIKTGKVLK
- the rsmG gene encoding 16S rRNA (guanine(527)-N(7))-methyltransferase RsmG, which encodes MIQKLAYLAEKNGIHLDDGQIKKFEIYMNLLSKWNRVYNLTSVRKKEEIVTKHFLDSLTLVKVFERTGINPEGKKVADLGAGGGFPGVPLKIYYKEKIKLYLIEAIQKKCIFLEMLKKELEIDYTVLCKRAEEVDLKFDIVVSRAAGESFDVLNWGKNLLKEGGYIIIMKGKKVEEELKPFTISMKFYGLPERKFIIVQKR
- the moaA gene encoding GTP 3',8-cyclase MoaA, with translation MNEISYLRVSVTDKCNLKCFYCRPDNSEFVPHDEILRYEEITRLVRAMTRYGLRKVRITGGEPLVRPQLEELIRMLRKIPQIKDISMTTNGITLSKHAEKLRKAGLDRLNISIDSLKPDLFFHITKGKLEDVIEGIKISKELGYDPIKVNAVIVKGLNEEEALDFVEFGAQYGVEIRFIEMMPIGGELIDWSEEKVQPLELIKRQIEEKYGELIPALSVGSGAARVYKIPKLNTKVGFITPISNPFCDGCSKLRLTAEGHIKLCLRTDEEIDAKPVIRNGTDEELDRFIRKVLIEKELSNQKILKSGYAFSDCRRIMTSIGG